A section of the Paenibacillus odorifer genome encodes:
- the flgL gene encoding flagellar hook-associated protein FlgL: MLRVTSNMMNSQLLLNLNRNARTMNDTQLQLSSGRKINKPSDDPVGITYSLRYRAELSSNEQYTKNVDSALSWLDFNDTVLGQAGDVVQKIRELTVQASTGTNPQSALDSINAEVMQLKEQLVDIANSTLNGKYIFNGEQYTTKPYDFAKGADGTYDVSKAITTDTGQIQFIVGEGVRLPISTTGNDVFGNTEDADNLFAIINNLSAGLKAGDLTAISGQLDVIDTRMESILTARSEIGAKTNRVELMQERLSDLNVNLTDLQAKTEDADYEGLIMESKIQENIYNASLSVGAKIISTTLVDFIR, encoded by the coding sequence ATGTTGAGAGTAACCTCTAACATGATGAATTCACAGCTTCTGCTTAACTTAAACCGCAATGCACGTACAATGAACGATACACAATTACAGCTTTCCAGCGGACGCAAGATCAACAAGCCTTCCGATGATCCGGTAGGGATTACCTATTCCCTGCGCTACCGTGCGGAGCTCTCCTCTAATGAACAATATACTAAGAATGTTGATAGCGCACTTTCATGGCTTGATTTCAATGATACAGTTCTAGGACAGGCTGGAGATGTCGTTCAAAAGATTCGTGAACTGACTGTACAAGCTTCGACAGGTACTAATCCGCAATCCGCACTGGACAGTATCAATGCAGAAGTGATGCAACTAAAAGAGCAGCTTGTGGATATCGCTAACAGTACACTAAATGGTAAATATATCTTTAATGGTGAGCAATACACCACCAAACCATATGATTTTGCTAAGGGTGCAGATGGAACTTACGATGTATCTAAAGCAATTACTACGGATACTGGGCAGATTCAGTTCATTGTAGGTGAAGGTGTCCGTTTGCCAATAAGTACAACTGGCAATGATGTGTTCGGGAATACCGAGGATGCGGACAATTTGTTTGCAATCATTAATAATCTTTCTGCAGGATTAAAGGCTGGTGATCTCACGGCTATTTCGGGCCAACTTGATGTAATTGATACGCGTATGGAATCCATTCTGACTGCCCGTTCTGAGATAGGAGCCAAAACCAATCGTGTAGAACTAATGCAGGAACGTCTGAGTGACTTAAATGTAAACCTGACTGATTTACAGGCAAAGACAGAAGATGCTGACTACGAGGGTTTGATTATGGAGTCAAAGATTCAGGAGAATATTTATAATGCTTCCTTGTCTGTGGGCGCGAAAATTATTTCCACAACTCTCGTAGACTTTATCAGATAA